The Candidatus Neomarinimicrobiota bacterium genomic interval AACAGAGGCATCCACACCCACTGCTTCCGGTCCTTCCACTGCTGGCGGCGCTTGACAAGGGGAAGATATGACTCAATACCCTTCTTACTGAGTTGATCATGGGCCTTTTTTTCGTGGCGTGATTTTGTGTAGGCCGCCAGCCAGACTTTGTCGGCATTGTTACCCATTCTTGAGGGCCGCCGTCACGATTTTTTCGATCAATTCTTCAAAGGAAATTCCCTTCGCCCCCCCCGCCTTGGGGACAAGACTTGTACCGGTGAGACCAGGCAGTGTGTTTACCTCCAGACAGAAAAACAGACCGTCAGAATTCAGTCGAAAATCCACACGGCAGTAGTGCCGGCACCCCAGAAGGCTGGAGATCCTCTCTGAGGCCGATGAAACGGCTTCCGCCAACTCACCGGTAAGCCGGGCGGGACATTCATATTGAGACATTCCGGTGGTATATTTGCACTGATAATCATAGAGTTCATTTGTGGGGATGATTTCAATGACGGGAAGCGCACTGTTGTCCAGAATGGCAACTGTAATCTCCCTTCCGGGAATGTATCGTTCCACGATAACGTCAGGACCGAACTCCCGGGCCAGCGCTACGGCGGAATCAAAATCTTCAGCCCTTTTCACCAGCGATACTCCCATGGTACTACCATCCGCTCTCGGCTTTACCACGACAGGGTAGGTGATCTTTCCTCCTTCCGAATTCACCCCTGTGGCATCCTCTGTCGGAAGAAATAACCAAGGGGGCGTGGCTATGCTGTTTCTTGAGAGAAGGACCTTTGTCTTCTGCTTGTCCATGGCCAGGGCTGATGCTTCAGGCCCTGACCCGGTATAGCGAATCCCGTTTTTCTCGAGAATTCCCTGAACCACACCGTTTTCCCCCTCACCACCATGAAGCGCATTGAACACGACATCAACCGTTTTGAGAGTGGGGATGACAGAGCTTATGTCATCCTCATAGGGACACGGATGAGCGTCCCATCCAATCCTCTCCACAGCCTCCGAGACGGTTTGTCCCGTATTGAGGGACACCTCCCACTCGGATGAATTTCCCCCCATCAATACGCCAACCTTCATGAATGGGTTTTCCCCGCCAAAATGAATTCTGCGCATTCGACAAGACTGTCCCCAGTGAAATCCGCTTCCATTCCTGTTTCAGACAACGAGGCCTCACTCTCCCCTCCGTTCCCAGTTCGCACGAGAAGAGTGGTCACTCCCAACGATTTTCCCGCCTGGATGTCGCGGACGGAATCGCCGATCAGGTAAGAATCACCAAGTACGATATGATGGTCAGCAGATGCCTGCTCGAACATTCCGGTACCCGGTTTTCGACAGTCACATCCTTCTTCCGGAAGGTGGGGACAAGTGTAGATGCCCAGAAGCGGAATGTTCCTCCGGTCGAAAGACTGGCTGATGAAATCGTTGATGCTCTCCATCGCCGTGAGCGGTATGATTCCCCTCCCTATCCCGGACTGATTGGTCACGATCACAAAACTGAATCCACCTCTGGCAAGACGGTCCAAGGCGTCCATCGCGTCTGTATAAAATCTGAATTGGTCAAGGGAAGAAATGTAGCCCGGATCGGGATTCAACGTGCCATCCCTGTCGAGAAAGATCGTTGCATCCCTGCTTCCTTTCATACCTACTCTGTTTCCTCCTCTCCCATTTTCAGACCTCTAATTTCTCCTAACCTGACAGAACTTCGAAGAAGGAAAACAAACCCTATCGCCACGAGGGGGACAAAGCCAACGGCGTGACTCAGGATTGCATAGGCCTGGGAGATACTCTCCGACTTGCCAAGCATTTGAACCATGATCAATACGGCTGCGGCGTGATAGGTACCAACGTAGCCGGGGGCGGAAGGCACGGATATAACCATACTCGTCGCAACAAGAATGACCCCAACTTCCACCCACGTAAGTGTAATTCCAAGCGCCATGGCCGACGCCTGAGCGATCACCCCGTATATCACCCACAGGACGGCAGTGTAGAATACCAGAAACCCGATTCGCCTTGTCTTCCGGAGAACGTTCAATCCTTCGAAGAACGATTGAGCGAGATACCGAGCCTTAGACCCCATTTTCCCCTTTAACAGGGGCGTATTCTCGAATCGCTCAATCCAGCTGCGATGGGACCGCCATACCCACCAGTACAGAAGTAGGCTCCCCACCAAAACAATTCCGAGAAAGATACCCGCATTCAGGAGCCAAAAAGGAACGTCGTATTGGGAGAAGACAATGCCGGTTACCGCGACCAACCCCATGACATCCAGA includes:
- a CDS encoding D-alanine--D-alanine ligase, encoding MKVGVLMGGNSSEWEVSLNTGQTVSEAVERIGWDAHPCPYEDDISSVIPTLKTVDVVFNALHGGEGENGVVQGILEKNGIRYTGSGPEASALAMDKQKTKVLLSRNSIATPPWLFLPTEDATGVNSEGGKITYPVVVKPRADGSTMGVSLVKRAEDFDSAVALAREFGPDVIVERYIPGREITVAILDNSALPVIEIIPTNELYDYQCKYTTGMSQYECPARLTGELAEAVSSASERISSLLGCRHYCRVDFRLNSDGLFFCLEVNTLPGLTGTSLVPKAGGAKGISFEELIEKIVTAALKNG
- a CDS encoding HAD family hydrolase translates to MKGSRDATIFLDRDGTLNPDPGYISSLDQFRFYTDAMDALDRLARGGFSFVIVTNQSGIGRGIIPLTAMESINDFISQSFDRRNIPLLGIYTCPHLPEEGCDCRKPGTGMFEQASADHHIVLGDSYLIGDSVRDIQAGKSLGVTTLLVRTGNGGESEASLSETGMEADFTGDSLVECAEFILAGKTHS
- a CDS encoding lysylphosphatidylglycerol synthase transmembrane domain-containing protein — encoded protein: MRRMIFGLSLTILGLYIAFHKFDPSTLRGVLIRANGKWILLGVALLVFSVWIRTVRWQILMRPLKSVGLRPLFSTTMIGYFGNAILPLRLGELLRAYSIHTEERSITPAAAFGTIVVERLLDVMGLVAVTGIVFSQYDVPFWLLNAGIFLGIVLVGSLLLYWWVWRSHRSWIERFENTPLLKGKMGSKARYLAQSFFEGLNVLRKTRRIGFLVFYTAVLWVIYGVIAQASAMALGITLTWVEVGVILVATSMVISVPSAPGYVGTYHAAAVLIMVQMLGKSESISQAYAILSHAVGFVPLVAIGFVFLLRSSVRLGEIRGLKMGEEETE